Proteins encoded within one genomic window of Candidatus Hydrogenedentota bacterium:
- a CDS encoding tetratricopeptide repeat protein: MPKTRKERLQEYRREMRLHVRQVWRREVSFLAAVKAMVEDTRHVAKRVLRGEQPAGRRRAKQYLQQGVQAYNAGRYDRAQALFDNAINADDHFALAWVYMGNARYKMSRLTEAVQAWQKALEAEPGSKGAEMAREKLERVVHGREGAADAYKEQLRSR, encoded by the coding sequence ATGCCCAAAACACGCAAAGAGCGGTTACAGGAGTACAGGCGCGAGATGCGGCTGCACGTGCGCCAGGTGTGGCGTCGCGAGGTGTCTTTCCTGGCGGCCGTGAAGGCCATGGTTGAAGACACGCGACATGTTGCGAAGCGGGTCTTGCGCGGCGAACAGCCCGCCGGGCGCAGGCGCGCGAAACAGTATCTGCAACAGGGCGTGCAAGCCTACAACGCAGGGCGATACGACCGGGCGCAGGCCCTTTTCGACAACGCGATCAACGCCGATGACCATTTTGCGCTGGCATGGGTGTATATGGGTAACGCCAGGTACAAGATGTCTCGCCTGACCGAGGCGGTCCAGGCCTGGCAGAAGGCGCTGGAGGCCGAACCTGGGTCCAAGGGCGCCGAAATGGCCCGGGAAAAACTCGAACGGGTCGTTCATGGCCGGGAGGGCGCGGCCGATGCGTACAAAGAGCAACTGCGCAGCCGATAG